The Sporosarcina sp. Te-1 DNA window AAGCGCTTAAAGCACCTGGCACATCTGTATTCTTTAAATGAAAAACATAAAATTTTTGCCTTTTTAAGACGAACAGCCGCTGCACGAACTGCAAGAGCTGCATGAACTGCAACCGCTGCCGGCAGGGGAGGACTGGCTAGTTGTATCCGAGCCGGGCTGATAGTCATTGACATCGCTTGTGAGATCTTGCCAATCCTCCTCCCGCTCCTTATCCAAATATGCACTGCCAGCATAGCCGCCACTTTCTCCGCCGTACCCGTCCTGTTTTCTTTTCTGTTCTTCCATCTCCATTGCGCCATATGTGCCAACTCCAAATAGAGCGGCCCCATACCAGTAGCCTTCCGGTTGCTGAACACGTTGCGTGAGTTTATCATCTTTTTGTTCAAGTCGCTCTTGGGCGAAAGCGAGAAACGCCTCCATCGTTTCAAGAGTAGGCGCAGCAACACGTCGTTTTCCTAGATCTGTTTTTAGTAGTGTCGATTGGGTGTGAAGTTGTTGCATCCACTTTTCATGCTCTTCTTTTTCTCGCAAAAAATCACCCCAAAGATGGGAATGCGTTGAGATGGGAAAAAAGGAGAGATACAGGATATCAAACCATGACCGTTCTGCCGGAAGATGCTTAGGCTTTCCGTGTGGATGGTGTTCAATTCGTTCGCCGATAAATTGTTTACAGAACCTATTATACAGGGCATCTTCCTCGAGAAAGAGATGCCATACGTCATCTACCTTCTGGGAGAACATAGGCAATCCTTTAGAAAAGCTGGCGAGCAGCAAGTATTTCTTCAATTCATACCAGCGTGCCTGGATTTCCAGGTTGGGAAAACTACCATCTTGTATGCGGTATCGCTCATTGACGACTTTTTCTATCTCAGGGGTCCATGCTAGATTAAATTGCTTAAAAAGTTGTTTGGTCGCCTGATCGGCCCAAATCGGAGGCTGCAATTTTGGTGAAATTCTCGTACGTTTCATTTGTTTTGAGGATAATTGCTTCACCATGGCGTAAATGAGGAACACAACTGCAACTGTAATCATCCAACCGCCCATTTCATCCACTCCTATTAGTTACTCTATTCTTCCATTCTAACTACATTCTAGGGGAGCTTCAATAGTGATAATGCGTCACAACATTTATAAGCAGAAAGGCAGGCATGGTTTACCATGTCTGCCCATTCTCAGCCATTCCATTACAACTCGATGACACTAATCATATTGCCATTCAGATCAGTTAGATCAAAGCGTCTCGGCTCACCCTGTCTCAACGGGGAAACGGCTATGTTTTTCGCAAGTAATCGCTGCCGGGCATCCTCCACGTCCTTAACGACATAATTGAATGGGGTGTAGGTGGTGATTGGCTCGAAATGGGGAATCTGAACAAGGTGAAACCCACAGTTTGGAGCAATCTCGAGACCGCACATTCTTTCATTTTTCCAACGTAACGAAAAATTGAACACCTCTTGGTACCATGACAAGGATTCCTCTAAGTTTTTCACAGGTAGAAAGACCGCGTCAATCCGTTCCACCCACTGCTCTGTCTCCGTATAGCACATGACAACCTCTCCCACGATTTATTTCTTCTAACTGTTTTCTATACCTTTAACACGTATCCTCTTTTTTGGAAGCTTTTCTTTTCGACAATTGTTGCGTCTCTCCAAATAAAGGGTGATTGGTCTAGTAATTTACCAATCAACTTGGTAACATGAAAGCAAACACACAAATCTTCTGGTTAGGGGGAATCACATGTACGAACTTCGAGATTCTTACTTCATTCTATTTGATCCGATGTTTCTGATAATCGCGATAATCGCACTAGTGCTTTTGGTGATCGCCATATTCTTTATCCGAAGGAAGTAGAACTTAGGTTAGTAATAGTGCACAGGCTTTCAATGATTAGAACACTCTTCGCTTCCATCTCAACAGAGCGATTTCCACAGAAGTCTCAATATATCCTATGATTTGATCGAGAGTAAAAACGTGCAGCTTGTCTTGGTGAATGTTTTCTTGATCATATGTAAGATCAGAAAGTACATAAGGAATAAATTTCATAAGATCGGTTCTTTTCACTTCTTCTAGATCCTGTACGCTGGTCGTATTTTGTAGAAGCTCTAGCAATTCATCCCGGTTCCCGTAATGTTCCAATAATAATCCATTCAACAGGCGGAAGTCGTTGTGATATCGTTCATACAGGCTCTCATCAGCATTCATCCGGTTTTTTAGCCACGAAAGATAGAAGCCTTTGAACCAGACATCATCGGCTATTAAATGGGTGTAGTACCCAAGTATATAAGGGCTCTCAGAATATGAGCTGTATTTCTTTAGAAAGCTGTTAAAGTCAACACCTCGTGTGTAGTTTTCCGTTTCGCCAATAAAAAAATGGGAAGCCTCTTTCGGAAAGACTGCATCTGCAGCAATCCCCCCTAGCAAGACAGGCGTCTTGTCCTCAATCATCAAGTGCTCTGCAAAGCGATTCGCAATCAAAAGGTGCATGACTCTTGAACCCACTTTTTCCAACCCCTCTCTCTTTATTTTTTAAATCATAAATCAGTTTTGACAATTCCATCCTGTCGTTATATGATGCCATTTGTAAAATCGATTTATTGGATAATTGCCATAGAAATGATTGATTGAAGAGGGGAGATAAGATGGATTTCGAAAAGATTGAAACGTTTTTAATGATTGCCGAGAAGAGGAATTTTACGAAGGCGGCAGAAGCACTCCATATCGCTCAGTCCACCATTACAGCGAGAATTAATGGACTGGAACAACAGGTTGGACAGCAACTGTTTATTCGAACGAACAAAGAGGTCTCCCTCACAAGGGCAGGGGAGCTGTTCTATCCGTTTGCCGAACGGATGATAACCCTCCTTAAGACGAGTATGGAGAGAATCCAGATGGATGGCCGGTTTCAAAATAGGTTGGCAATCGCAGGTCCTTCCTCCATCTGGAACTACCGACTTACAGAAAACATAATGGATTTTCAAAAGGTAAATCCAGAGATTGCTCTGGATTTACTCGCCCACACAAATGAAAATACCATTCAAAAAGTGATCGACGGGACGATCGATATTGGAATCGTTTATTCTAAACCTAACCATCCGGCGGTTGCTTATGAATTATTGGAGCAGGATGTGTTTGTGCTGGCAGGAAAAAAACCGGGTTCAGTGATCACCGTGGACTCGTTAAACAGCAGCCATTTTTTATTTATTGATTGGGGTGCGCCATTTATGAACTGGTTTCATGAAGTGACAGGTCCACATTTTATCCCAGCATTTAAAATCAATCAAACAGCACTCGTCATCCAATACTTGATGAAAGGGGATTTTTTCGGGTTTGTACCGAAATCCTTTGTGTTTCCGTATTTTCAAAGAGGGGAGCTTCAAGAACTAATTCACAATCTGGATGACGCGCTGCCTTCCTTTACGATGTTCTGCATTTATCAGAAAGCGAAGAAAGAAGAAGAGGCCATCCGATTAGGATTGGACATGCTGCAAATGGCCTGAACGGTCAAGATAGCTGAAAAGGATATGAATTCGATTACTACTCAAAAAATTGATGCGCATTACTTGACCCTTTGCTATACTTGGATGGATAAAATTACAAGTAAATGAGATTCACTTTAACCTTGCATGCACCACCATGGAAATACTACTTGCATTAAAAGTTGCTTTTTTCCAAGAACCATACAGATTGAGTAAGTCAAATCCATGCTGGGATAAAAGACGTTTCATTTCTAAAGGATATGTATATCTTAGATGAATTCCATCTTTGTATGTATGATTGGTAGAGGTATAGATTGAAGTGCATTCCAAGATTTGAGTTAGGGAATTATATGCTTCTTGACTCTTTACAGTGACCATTTCACCATTTTTTAGTATTACTTCTTCATCAAACTGCTCTTCTGCTAGTTCCTGTAGGATTGGGTTTCGAGTGTCAAAAATAAATTCACCGTTGGGATTTAAATGCTTTTTGACTGATAAGAAGAGGGCATCTTGGCTTTCATTCGTTAAAAAATGCTGAAACGAATTACCCGTCATATAAATGAAGTTTGATTTGATTGGTAAGTTCAATTGTGTACAGTCTTGGACACTTAAAGAAAGCTCAACTCCTTCGACCTCAGCTTTCTTTCGAGCGTAGTCCAACATCCCTGAATCAATATCTACGCCATATACGGTGTATCCTTGTTTTGCTAAAGGAATGGCTAAACGGCCAGTCCCGCAAGCAAGTTCAATTATGGGTTGTTGACTTGCTGATAAATGAGCCTGGATAAAGTCTAAATCTGCTGTATAGCTTGTGTAGGTCTCATCATATTCTTGTGGGTTTACATATTTTGACAAATTGTTACTAAATTCATTTTTCAAGATCATTTACCTCGTTTGACATGTTTTATTACCAATTATAGCAGGATTCGTTTATGTCATGTGTAACTCGGTAATGTCGATAGAAGCACAATAGGTGGGCAGCTGGGCGAAATCATTATAAAAAGATGAAAAGTGAAATGTTGTTCTTCTGTTGAGCAATCTAACAATTTAACGTGCAATTTAATTATTCTTTTCGACAAAAATGAAATGCGAAAAACATTCTGGGAATCAATCAACATTTGCTTAGCTCTTCTGTTATAATGGATAGTCCGGTCGAAGAACTACTTGAGGTGTATAAGCGGCAGATACAAAAGTGATGCTTAGCAAAATGAAAAGACTTTTAGTTTTTATTTTATTTCTCGGTGCTAAATAAAGCCGAAAACAGTGAAATAAAATGGTTTGATTCAAGAGATGAAGCTATTCAAAATGGATTGAAAGAAGAAGGTATAAGTAAAGAAGATATTATTTCTTATTATGAGCTTAATGGAGAATTATTCATTATCTACAAATAAGAAGTGGTCGAACAGTTAGAAGTAGGATTATCAAATGTATCGAATAAAAATAATAAATATAGCTGATATAGAAATGATGCATACGTATGTGTGCAAAATGATCTAAAGGGTAGTCTGATAACTAAGAATTTCTCTGGGGATGAATTCGTTTTTTATACCGAAGTAATAAAAAAGGGAGAAGTAGCTATTAAAACAAAATCAGGTGACATTACTCCTTCTGTAGACCAAAATACTGGGATCTATTACTTCCTTTCTGTGAATACTTAGTAACTATAATAATTTGAAATATAATCAATATTAAGCAGCCGATTCCATTGAAGCGGCTGCTTTTCGATTGTACTCATGCCTTACATGAAAAAACAGCTCATGAACTTCAGTTGTATCATGTGTTTTATTTAGATAAATTGATAACTTTCTTAATGAAGATAGTAAAATCCTCTTTATTCGGATAATGGGCGGACTTTTCAAGTGTGATCAATTCCTTCTCTACATGTCCTTCCAGGTTGGTGAAAAACTCTTTCGTTACCTCATAATTGGTTAGTTTGTCGTGTCTTCCTTGAAATAAATAGAAAGGTACTTTAACACTTTTCACTTCTTCTTGCAAATCAACTTTAAATTGAATTTCTTTTTGTAACTCCTTTGAATCAAACAAACTAAACTTTGCTCCACTATAAACAACTTTGTAAATATCTCTCAGCGTATAATCTGGACTGAAGAACATAGGTTTTAGATAGCTAAGCACATTGACCTTGGAAGTGGTTTTGTCACTGTAATTATCTCCGCCATATTTGCTGATGTATTTTGTATATTTCTCTTCATCTTTCAACGAATAAGGAGCGGTGCCAAACGAAGCAAGTTCTTCTAAAACCTTGTTATCATCAGCTGTTTCGAGCAACCATTTCGTTGATAACGTTTGACTTTTCGCATTGCTGACAAATTGAGAAATACCGAAATACATCTGGACTTTTTCTGGATTGTGGTGAATAAATTTCATTCCGATAATGGAACCCCATGACATACCTGCTACATATATTTTGTTTTGACTAAACCGTTGCCGTAAATAATCTACAACTTCATTTGTATCTTCTACATACTGATTGATATTCATGGTATGTATCGGGATATCATTTTGATAACTCTTGCCGGCACCTCGTTGGTCATAGTAAACTGCTAAGAAATGCTCTGTTATTTCCTTGTAGACACCTCTTGAACTTACACCAAATGGCAGCGGTTGGCCTGGGCCGCCATGGAGAAATAAGATGACTGGCTTTTGTGTATCGGTACCTTCAATCAAAATGTATTGTGTTGTGTCATTTATATTGAGCTCTACCAAGTCACATATCCCGCCGTTATGAACTAGTTCATTACTTTTCTTTCGAAGATTACTTTGCTTGACATAGCGAACCAAACATAGCGAAACAAAAACTATGGCGATGATGACAACGCCTATGAATGAGTAGAACAACATTGCTTTAATTCACCATCCTCTAATTCTAATTATATTCTGTATAGTATACTAATCAGTTCAATAGTAAACTAGAAGGAGATTAATTACGAATGAAAGTCAAATATGTTGTTGACCCACAGGTTAAGGTGCAATCTATA harbors:
- a CDS encoding alpha/beta fold hydrolase; this translates as MVELNINDTTQYILIEGTDTQKPVILFLHGGPGQPLPFGVSSRGVYKEITEHFLAVYYDQRGAGKSYQNDIPIHTMNINQYVEDTNEVVDYLRQRFSQNKIYVAGMSWGSIIGMKFIHHNPEKVQMYFGISQFVSNAKSQTLSTKWLLETADDNKVLEELASFGTAPYSLKDEEKYTKYISKYGGDNYSDKTTSKVNVLSYLKPMFFSPDYTLRDIYKVVYSGAKFSLFDSKELQKEIQFKVDLQEEVKSVKVPFYLFQGRHDKLTNYEVTKEFFTNLEGHVEKELITLEKSAHYPNKEDFTIFIKKVINLSK
- a CDS encoding VOC family protein, with amino-acid sequence MCYTETEQWVERIDAVFLPVKNLEESLSWYQEVFNFSLRWKNERMCGLEIAPNCGFHLVQIPHFEPITTYTPFNYVVKDVEDARQRLLAKNIAVSPLRQGEPRRFDLTDLNGNMISVIEL
- a CDS encoding hydrolase → MGSRVMHLLIANRFAEHLMIEDKTPVLLGGIAADAVFPKEASHFFIGETENYTRGVDFNSFLKKYSSYSESPYILGYYTHLIADDVWFKGFYLSWLKNRMNADESLYERYHNDFRLLNGLLLEHYGNRDELLELLQNTTSVQDLEEVKRTDLMKFIPYVLSDLTYDQENIHQDKLHVFTLDQIIGYIETSVEIALLRWKRRVF
- a CDS encoding class I SAM-dependent methyltransferase, which encodes MKNEFSNNLSKYVNPQEYDETYTSYTADLDFIQAHLSASQQPIIELACGTGRLAIPLAKQGYTVYGVDIDSGMLDYARKKAEVEGVELSLSVQDCTQLNLPIKSNFIYMTGNSFQHFLTNESQDALFLSVKKHLNPNGEFIFDTRNPILQELAEEQFDEEVILKNGEMVTVKSQEAYNSLTQILECTSIYTSTNHTYKDGIHLRYTYPLEMKRLLSQHGFDLLNLYGSWKKATFNASSISMVVHARLK
- a CDS encoding LysR family transcriptional regulator — translated: MDFEKIETFLMIAEKRNFTKAAEALHIAQSTITARINGLEQQVGQQLFIRTNKEVSLTRAGELFYPFAERMITLLKTSMERIQMDGRFQNRLAIAGPSSIWNYRLTENIMDFQKVNPEIALDLLAHTNENTIQKVIDGTIDIGIVYSKPNHPAVAYELLEQDVFVLAGKKPGSVITVDSLNSSHFLFIDWGAPFMNWFHEVTGPHFIPAFKINQTALVIQYLMKGDFFGFVPKSFVFPYFQRGELQELIHNLDDALPSFTMFCIYQKAKKEEEAIRLGLDMLQMA